One segment of Anopheles stephensi strain Indian chromosome 3, UCI_ANSTEP_V1.0, whole genome shotgun sequence DNA contains the following:
- the LOC118509828 gene encoding protein C1orf194 — protein MVVKQPDTPVKRERNEEHIPFIDGEGSYRKTLPTPPEPHPSKRWSDSLPPNERVFYHQTLSSARRAAHFVNHGNIPVDSLDITLAAQYNHSDDLFLGKNDVVLQDETLGKRTFRRLRNTRDLVPEKIIPLKHPLLVGGLREKASPNSVKLMNTGPHTPLTNPGYSRQSGDGNFFNY, from the exons ATGGTGGTGAAGCAGCCAGACACACCAGTTAAGCGCGAACGGAACGAGGAACACATACCCTTCATCGATGGGGAAGGAAGCTACCGTAAAACGTTACCCACCCCACCGGAACCACATCCCTCGAAACGTTGGTCCGATTCACTGCCACCCAACGAACGTGTCTTTTACCATCAAACGTTGAGCTCGGCACGGCGTGCAGCACACTTTGTAAATCATGG CAACATCCCCGTAGATTCGTTGGATATCACGCTGGCCGCTCAGTACAACCATTCGGACGATCTGTTCCTCGGCAAGAACGATGTCGTGCTGCAGGACGAAACGCTGGGCAAACGTACCTTCCGCCGGTTGCGAAACACCCGGGATCTGGTACCGGAGAAGATAATCCCGCTCAAACATCCGCTGCTCGTCGGAGGATTACGCGAGAAGGCATCGCCGAACAGTGTGAAGCTGATGAATACTGGGCCCCACACGCCCCTAACGAACCCGGGCTATTCGCGTCAGTCGGGTGATGGAAATTTCTTCAATTATTAA
- the LOC118509827 gene encoding probable tRNA (guanine(26)-N(2))-dimethyltransferase has translation MARVMLFTCNSVKRLAKNRPICIFPSLGAHTHSRTDRIMAEESVKAGPLKTIREGSAQILVADHVFYNPVQEFNRDLSICVLTTFSRIYQREKNEERKRKNASELDAATNVTLEAGVKHEDGLRILEALSATGLRSIRYAKEIPGIKEVIANDLSKSAVESIEQNVKHNQMEHLIKPSFNDAMTLMYMSTKPDQHFTAIDLDPYGHPTRFLDGAVQSIAEGGLLLITATDMAVLAGNSPEACYVKYGSVPLKTKACHEMALRILLRCIETTATRYGRYMKPLLSISADFYIRVFVRIYTGRYQCKKSSSKQSMVFQCTGCEALTLQPLGVLKPNPTEANPQQIKFGIPTGPFVGSRCEHCNQQHHMGGPIWSAPLHDEEFLGELLDTVEQEDSKRLTTIRRIYGTLAVIREELHDVPLYYALDRMCGILKLESIGMLTLRSALLHAGYRVSYSHASRTSIKTDAPVSVLWDILRCWHRLHPVKAERFLEGVPLTAILSKPPSQEYNIDDLHPEANPPSRKESLSRFPENPTAHWGPGTRATQMVSDNKMLKSVQNQNRRKQKRAPKNGTTNQEENDVKADSESPDRKVPKTITTDC, from the exons ATGGCACGTGTAATGTTGTTTACGTGCAATTCGGTGAAAAGGCTAGCGAAAAACCGGCCAATCTGCATATTTCCATCCCTTGGAGCGCATACACATTCCCGTACGGATAGAATTATGGCCGAAGAAAGCGTGAAAGCCGGCCCCCTGAAAACGATACGGGAAGGAAGTGCGCAAATACTGGTCGCGGATCACGTATTCTACAACCCGGTGCAGGAATTCAATCGTGATCTGAGCATCTGCGTGCTGACCACCTTCTCGCGGATATACCAGCgggaaaagaatgaagaaCGCAAGCGAAAGAATGCGTCGGAACTGGACGCAGCGACGAATGTGACACTGGAGGCGGGAGTGAAACATGAG GACGGATTGCGCATCCTGGAAGCACTGTCCGCGACGGGACTTCGGAGCATCCGGTACGCGAAGGAAATACCGGGCATCAAGGAAGTCATTGCAAACGATCTGTCGAAATCCGCCGTGGAATCGATCGAGCAGAACGTGAAGCACAACCAAATGGAACATCTGATCAAACCCAGCTTTAACGATGCAAT GACGCTTATGTACATGTCGACCAAACCGGACCAACACTTTACGGCGATCGATCTCGACCCGTACGGACATCCGACACGCTTTCTGGACGGCGCTGTGCAAAGCATTGCCGAGGGTGGCTTGTTACTCATCACCGCCACCGACATGGCCGTATTGGCGGGAAATTCACCGGAAGCGTGCTACGTAAAGTATGGGTCCGTGCCACTCAAAACCAAAGCCTGTCACGAGATGGCTTTGCGCATACTGCTTCGCTGCATCGAAACGACGGCCACCCGGTACGGACGGTACATGAAGCCGCTGCTTAGCATATCGGCCGATTTCTACATCCGCGTGTTCGTTCGCATTTACACCGGCCGGTACCAGTGCAAAAAGAGTAGCAGCAAGCAGTCGATGGTGTTTCAGTGTACGGGCTGTGAAGCGCTAACGCTGCAACCGTTGGGCGTGCTGAAACCGAATCCCACCGAAGCGAACCCACAGCAGATCAAGTTTGGCATTCCGACGGGGCCGTTTGTGGGTAGCCGCTGTGAGCACTGCAACCAGCAGCACCATATGGGTGGTCCGATTTGGTCCGCACCGCTGCACGATGAGGAGTTTCTGGGTGAGCTGCTTGATACCGTCGAACAGGAGGATTCGAAACGATTGACCACGATCAGACGGATCTACGGTACGCTGGCTGTTATCCGGGAGGAGCTGCACGATGTACCACTGTACTATGCGCTGGACCGTATGTGTGGCATACTGAAGCTGGAATCGATCGGAATGCTAACCTTGCGGTCCGCTCTGTTGCATGCGGGTTATCGAGTGTCCTATTCACACGCTAGCCGTACCTCGATCAAAACCGATGCGCCGGTCAGTGTGCTGTGGGATATTCTTCGCTGCTGGCATCGATTGCATCCGGTTAAGGCGGAACGCTTCTTGGAAGGTGTACCGTTGACGGCAATTTTAAGCAAACCACCGTCCCAAGAGTACAACATCGACGACCTACACCCGGAAGCTAATCCACCCAGTCGGAAGGAATCGCTTAGCCGTTTTCCCGAGAATCCCACCGCCCACTGGGGTCCGGGAACGCGGGCGACACAGAT GGTCAGCGATAATAAAATGCTCAAAAGTGTGCAGAACCAGAACAGGCGGAAACAGAAAAGGGCACCAAAAAATGGGACCACAAACCAGGAGGAGAACGATGTCAAGGCCGATAGCGAATCACCGGATAGGAAGGTGCCGAAAACGATTACTACGGACTGCTGA
- the LOC118509826 gene encoding vacuolar protein sorting-associated protein 52 homolog, which produces MAEAAIIGEQIEDDEVQEILKTGTDLRQYSAQIEKEFKEVENRSIDDYIKESQNIANLHNQIGNTSNILERMESMLMDIQDALNNISTEITSLQKKSVSMSVQLTNRQSIRAQISQFVEDMAVPEEMVACIMDSPVTEKEFMGHLNELNHKLNLMKELNFKDSKSSQDVSDVLQKLKIKAMSKLRLYLMEQIYKFRKPMANYQIPQNAMLKYKFFFEFILSNERAVAQEICNEYVDTMSKIYYSYFKSYSTRLGSLKFEEAVSKDDLMGLDDSVPKSIFSKTSSLKNKSTVFSIGDRGEVLNQQLEAPIIVPHAQQKFRYAYEALFRSEQYALVDNACREYLFVTDFFIVRGPQAQELFNQIMGKTTALLIKNLETYVQDCYDTIALFLCIQLCFRYQLMCHKRCVPALDKYWDNLHAVIWPRFEQVFRMNIQSIQDCDPTKFPKETGPHYITRRYAEFSAAIVGITENFPNELVSHMLLELQEEVKCFMLRMAAIFTTRKEQLIYLINNYDLVLGVLMERTRDNSKEAEAFRELLSTRSAEYVEEILAPHLGGIIQFVKDCEQMRDKEQTEELKRQERRSLQLVANFSANWKKSLEDLNREVFLSFPSLLTGSQLLQLALAQLVQYYHKFYKLLTPNARAQLVNIHVIMIEVKKYKSNF; this is translated from the exons ATGGCGGAGGCGGCAATTATTGGCGAACAGATCGAGGACGATGAGGTGCAGGAGATCCTGAAGACGGGCACCGATTTGCGCCAATACTCGGCCCAGATCGAGAAAGAGTTCAAGGAGGTGGAAAACAGATCGATCGACGATTACATCAAGGAGAGCCAAAACATTGCCAACCTGCACAACCAGATCGGCAACACGTCGAACATCCTGGAGCGTATGGAGTCGATGCTGATGGACATACAGGATGCGCTGAACAACATCAGCACCGAGATCACCTCGCTGCAGAAAAAGTCCGTCTCGATGTCGGTGCAGCTGACGAATCGGCAATCGATACGGGCCCAGATTTCGCAGTTCGTCGAAGATATGGCCGTGCCGGAGGAGATGGTGGCCTGCATCATGGACAGCCCCGTGACGGAGAAGGAGTTTATGGGGCACCTGAACGAGCTGAACCACAAGCTGAATCTCATGAAGGAGCTTAACTTTAAGGACAGCAAATCGTCGCAGGACGTGAGCGATGTGCTGCAGAAGCTGAAAATCAAAGCGATGAGCAAGCTGCGCCTCTACCTGATGGAGCAGATCTACAAGTTCCGCAAACCGATGGCCAACTATCAGATACCGCAGAACGCGATGCTCAAgtacaagtttttcttcgagTTCATCCTGTCGAACGAGCGGGCCGTGGCGCAGGAAATTTGCAACGAGTACGTGGACACGATGAGCAAGATTTACTACAGCTACTTTAAGAGCTACTCGACACGGTTGGGTTCACTCAAGTTTGAGGAAGCGGTCTCGAAGGACGATCTGATGGGGTTGGACGACTCCGTGCCGAAGAGCATCTTCTCGAAGACGAGCTCGCTGAAGAACAAAAGCACGGTGTTTTCGATCGGCGATCGGGGCGAGGTACTTAACCAGCAGCTGGAAGCACCGATCATCGTGCCGCACGCGCAGCAAAAGTTCCGGTACGCGTACGAAGCGCTGTTCCGGTCGGAGCAGTACGCGCTGGTGGACAATGCGTGCCGGGAGTATCTGTTCGTGACGGACTTTTTCATCGTGCGCGGACCCCAGGCGCAGGAACTGTTTAATCAAATAATGGGCAAAACGACCGCACTTTTGATT aaaaatttggaaacatACGTTCAGGATTGCTACGACACGATAGCGTTGTTCCTGTGCATCCAGCTCTGCTTCCGATATCAGCTGATGTGCCACAAACGCTGTGTGCCCGCGTTGGATAA GTACTGGGACAACTTGCATGCGGTGATTTGGCCCCGATTTGAGCAGGTCTTTCGTATGAACATTCAAAGCATTCAGGACTGCGATCCGACCAAGTTTCCCAAAGAGACTGGACCACATTAT ATTACGCGACGCTACGCCGAGTTTTCGGCCGCCATTGTCGGCATAACGGAAAACTTCCCGAACGAGCTCGTTAGCCACATGCTGCTGGAGCTGCAGGAAGAGGTGAAATGTTTTATGCTACGGATGGCCGCCATCTTTACCACGCGCAAGGAGCAGCTGATCTATCTGATCAACAACTACGATCTGGTGCTGGGTGTGCTGATGGAACGGACGCGCGACAACTCGAAGGAAGCGGAAGCGTTCCGGGAACTGCTCAGCACCCGGAGTGCGGAATACGTGGAGGAGATACTGGCGCCACATCTCGGCGGCATTATACAGTTCGTTAAGGACTGCGAGCAGATGCGGGACAAGGAGCAGACGGAAGAGCTGAAGCGGCAGGAGCGCCGGTCGCTCCAGCTGGTTGCGAACTTCAGTGCCAACTGGAAGAAATCGTTGGAAGATCTCAACCGGGAGGTGTTCCTTTCGTTCCCATCGCTACTGACGGGGTCCCAACTGTTGCAGCTCGCGTTGGCCCAGCTTGTCCAGTACTACCACAAGTTCTACAAGCTGCTGACGCCAAACGCCCGTGCGCAGCTGGTCAACATTCATGTGATAATGATCGAGGTAAAGAAGTACAAGAGCAACTTCTAG
- the LOC118509830 gene encoding thioredoxin domain-containing protein 17 — protein sequence MRASLVRFAKMVVKHKVTGYEEFTKLAESLESSGEPVNILFTGSKDENGESWCPYCVKAAPVVTKALDSAPEKSHFITVEIERPFWKDLNCPYRKDPRTHLVFLPTLLRWRSPQRLDGSQCANADLVEMLFQDED from the exons ATGCGTGCAAGCCTAGTGAGATTTGCAAAAATGGTAGTCAAACATAAGGTGACCGGGTACGAGGAGTTCACAAAGCTTGCCGAAAGCTTGGAAAGTAGCGGCGAACCGGTCAACATCCTGTTTACCGGCAGCAAAGATGAGAACGGCGAAAGCTGGTGTCCGTACTGCGTGAAGG CCGCACCCGTCGTCACCAAAGCGTTGGACAGTGCGCCGGAGAAGAGCCATTTCATCACGGTTGAAATCGAGCGTCCATT CTGGAAAGATCTGAACTGTCCTTACCGCAAGGACCCACGGACACATCTGGTGTTTCTTCCCACGCTGCTAAGATGGCGTTCGCCCCAGCGCTTGGACGGTTCCCAGTGTGCCAACGCCGATCTGGTCGAAATGTTGTTCCAGGATGAGGATTAA
- the LOC118509832 gene encoding elongation factor G, mitochondrial — MTISNLIRSRCTLAAAKSFLENAKAYSSHATFAEHKQLERIRNIGISAHIDSGKTTLTERILFYTGRIKEMHEVKGKDNVGATMDSMELERQRGITIQSAATYTLWKDHNINIIDTPGHVDFTVEVERALRVLDGAVLVLCSVGGVQSQTLTVNRQMKRYNVPCLAFINKLDRSGANPYRVLGQMRSKLNHNAAFVQLPIGVENNCKGVIDLVKQRALYFEEPFGLKIREDEIPADMRTECVERRQELIEHLSNVDEKIGELFLEEREATVEDIMGAIRRSTLKRAFTPVLVGTALKNKGVQPLLDAVLDYLPHPGEVENVALIEKKDEEPQKVLLNPARDGKEPFVGLAFKLEAGRFGQLTYLRCYQGVLRKGDNIFNTRSGKKIRLARLVRLHSNQMEDVNEVYAGDIFALFGVDCASGDTFVTNPKLELSMESIFVPDPVVSMAIKPNNSKDRDNFAKAIARFTKEDPTFHFEYDPDVKETLVSGMGELHLEIYAQRMEREYNCPVTLGKPKVAFRETLIGPCEFDYLHKKQSGGQGQYARVSGILEPLPPHQNTVIEFVDETMGTNVPKQFIPGIEKGFKQMAEKGLLSGHKLSGIKFRLQDGAHHIVDSSELAFMLAAQGAIKSVFENGSWQILEPIMMVEVTAPEEFQGTVIGQLNKRHGIITGTEGAEGWFTVYAEVPLNDMFGYAGELRSSTQGKGEFSMEYSRYSPCMPEAQEKLVHEYQVSQGLVVDKKQKKKN, encoded by the exons ATGACTATCAGCAATCTGATACGATCGCGCTGTACACTGGCCGCCGCAAAATCGTTCCTGGAG AACGCGAAAGCGTACTCCAGCCATGCAACGTTTGCGGAACACAAACAGCTGGAACGGATTCGTAACATCGGCATATCGGCACACATCGACAGCGGCAAGACAACGCTCACCGAGCGCATCCTGTTCTACACCGGGCGCATCAAGGAAATGCACGAGGTGAAGGGAAAGGACAATGTGGGCGCCACGATGGACTCGATGGAGCTGGAACGGCAGCGCGGTATTACGATTCAATCGGCCGCTACCTACACGCTCTGGAAGGACCACAACATTAACATCATCGATACGCCCGGTCACGTCGATTTTACGGTGGAGGTTGAGCGTGCCCTTCGTGTGCTGGATGGCGCCGTACTGGTGCTGTGCAGTGTCGGCGGTGTGCAGAGCCAAACGTTGACGGTGAACCGACAGATGAAGCGATACAATGTGCCGTGTCTGGCGTTCATTAACAAGCTCGACCGGTCGGGCGCCAATCCGTACCGGGTGCTGGGACAGATGCGCTCGAAGCTGAACCACAATGCGGCCTTCGTGCAGCTACCGATTGGGGTGGAAAACAACTGCAAGGGTGTGATCGATCTGGTGAAGCAGCGCGCTCTTTACTTCGAGGAACCGTTCGGGTTGAAAATACGCGAGGATGAAATTCCGGCCGATATGCGCACGGAGTGTGTCGAACGGCGCCAGGAGCTGATCGAGCATCTATCGAATGTGGATGAAAAGATTGGCGAACTGTTTCTGGAGGAGCGTGAGGCAACGGTCGAGGACATAATGGGAGCGATACGGCGATCGACGCTCAAGCGTGCCTTTACGCCGGTGCTCGTCGGTACGGCGCTCAAGAACAAAGGTGTCCAACCGCTGCTGGATGCGGTGCTGGACTATTTGCCCCATCCGGGAGAGGTGGAGAATGTGGCACTGATCGAAAAGAAGGATGAAGAACCGCAGAAGGTGCTGCTGAACCCGGCACGCGATGGAAAGGAACCGTTCGTGGGATTAGCCTTCAAGCTGGAAGCCGGTCGGTTCGGTCAGCTGACGTACCTTCGCTGCTACCAGGGCGTACTGCGCAAGGGTGATAACATCTTCAACACCCGTTCGGGCAAAAAGATTCGTTTGGCACGCCTTGTCCGACTACACTCCAACCAGATGGAGGACGTAAACGAAGTGTACGCCGGAGACATTTTCGCCCTGTTCGGAGTCGATTGTGCGTCGGGCGATACGTTCGTCACCAACCCGAAGCTGGAACTGTCGATGGAATCGATCTTTGTGCCCGACCCCGTCGTATCGATGGCAATCAAACCGAACAACTCGAAGGATCGGGACAATTTTGCGAAAGCTATCGCCCGCTTCACCAAAGAAGATCCCACCTTCCACTTCGAGTACGATCCGGACGTGAAGGAAACGCTCGTGTCGGGTATGGGCGAGCTGCATCTCGAGATCTACGCCCAGCGCATGGAGCGTGAGTACAACTGTCCGGTAACGCTCGGCAAACCGAAGGTAGCGTTCCGCGAAACGCTTATCGGACCGTGCGAGTTTGACTACCTGCACAAGAAGCAGTCCGGTGGTCAGGGACAGTATGCGCGGGTGTCGGGCATTTTGGAACCGCTGCCACCCCATCAAAACACGGTCATTGAGTTTGTGGACGAAACGATGGGTACGAACGTACCGAAACAGTTCATTCCCGGCATCGAGAAGGGATTCAAACAGATGGCCGAAAAGGGTCTGCTGTCCGGCCACAAGCTTTCCGGCATTAAGTTCCGGCTGCAGGACGGTGCTCACCACATCGTCGACTCGAGCGAGTTAGCGTTCATGTTGGCGGCGCAGGGTGCGATTAAGAGCGTGTTCGAGAACGGGAGCTGGCAGATCCTGGAACCGATCATGATGGTGGAAGTGACCGCGCCGGAAGAGTTCCAGGGTACGGTGATTGGGCAGCTGAACAAGCGGCACGGTATCATTACGGGTACGGAGGGCGCGGAGGGATGGTTCACGGTGTACGCCGAGGTACCGTTGAACGATATGTTCGGATACGCCGGTGAGCTACGGTCCAGCACCCAGGGCAAGGGCGAGTTCAGTATGGAGTACAGCCGATACTCACCGTGCATGCCCGAGGCACAGGAAAAGCTGGTCCACGAGTACCAGGTGTCGCAGGGCTTGGTGGTGgacaagaagcagaagaaaaagaactaG